The following coding sequences are from one Epinephelus moara isolate mb chromosome 7, YSFRI_EMoa_1.0, whole genome shotgun sequence window:
- the LOC126393594 gene encoding ADP-ribosylation factor-like protein 6 isoform X1 has protein sequence MGLLDKLSGWLGLRKKEVNVLCLGLDNSGKTTIINQLKPSNHSNHLGPLSEEWKHVSQTQAQEIVPTIGFNIEKFKSSSLSFTVFDMSGQSRYRNLWEHYYKESHAIIFVIDSGDKLRMVVAKEELDTLLNHEDIRNKKMPVLFFANKTDLRDAMSSVKVSQMLCLENIKDKPWHICASNAIKGEGLQEGLDWLQEQIAQSYQNNEHMND, from the exons ATGGGGCTGCTGGATAAACTGTCGGGCTGGCTCGGCCTGAGGAAGAAAGAGGTCAACGTTTTGTGTTTGGGACTGGACAACAGCGGCAAAACTACCATCATCAACCAACTCAAACCGTCTAAT CATTCGAATCATTTAGGCCCATTGTCAGAGGAGTGGAAACATGTTAGTCAG ACACAGGCACAAGAAATAGTCCCAACAATTGGCTTCAACATTGAAAAGTTCAAGAGTTCAAG CTTATCTTTTACAGTCTTTGATATGTCTGGGCAGAGCAGATATAGAAACCTATGGGAGCATTACTACAA aGAGAGCCATGCCATCATATTTGTCATTGACAGCGGTGACAAACTGAGAATGGTTGTTGCCAAAGAGGAGCTGGATACCCTTCTGAATCACGAAG ATATCCGCAACAAAAAGATGCCAGTATTGTTTTTTGCTAACAAGACGGATCTACGGGATGCCATGTCTTCAGTCAAGGTCTCACAGATGTTGTGTTTGGAGAACATCAAAGACAAACCCTGGCACATCTG tgccaGCAATGCTATTAAGGGAGAGGGCCTACAAGAAGGGCTGGACTGGCTACAAg AACAAATTGCACA ATCATATCAAAACAATGAGCACATGAACGACTGA
- the LOC126393594 gene encoding ADP-ribosylation factor-like protein 6 isoform X4 — MGLLDKLSGWLGLRKKEVNVLCLGLDNSGKTTIINQLKPSNTQAQEIVPTIGFNIEKFKSSSLSFTVFDMSGQSRYRNLWEHYYKESHAIIFVIDSGDKLRMVVAKEELDTLLNHEDIRNKKMPVLFFANKTDLRDAMSSVKVSQMLCLENIKDKPWHICASNAIKGEGLQEGLDWLQDHIKTMST; from the exons ATGGGGCTGCTGGATAAACTGTCGGGCTGGCTCGGCCTGAGGAAGAAAGAGGTCAACGTTTTGTGTTTGGGACTGGACAACAGCGGCAAAACTACCATCATCAACCAACTCAAACCGTCTAAT ACACAGGCACAAGAAATAGTCCCAACAATTGGCTTCAACATTGAAAAGTTCAAGAGTTCAAG CTTATCTTTTACAGTCTTTGATATGTCTGGGCAGAGCAGATATAGAAACCTATGGGAGCATTACTACAA aGAGAGCCATGCCATCATATTTGTCATTGACAGCGGTGACAAACTGAGAATGGTTGTTGCCAAAGAGGAGCTGGATACCCTTCTGAATCACGAAG ATATCCGCAACAAAAAGATGCCAGTATTGTTTTTTGCTAACAAGACGGATCTACGGGATGCCATGTCTTCAGTCAAGGTCTCACAGATGTTGTGTTTGGAGAACATCAAAGACAAACCCTGGCACATCTG tgccaGCAATGCTATTAAGGGAGAGGGCCTACAAGAAGGGCTGGACTGGCTACAAg ATCATATCAAAACAATGAGCACATGA
- the LOC126393594 gene encoding ADP-ribosylation factor-like protein 6 isoform X3, which translates to MGLLDKLSGWLGLRKKEVNVLCLGLDNSGKTTIINQLKPSNTQAQEIVPTIGFNIEKFKSSSLSFTVFDMSGQSRYRNLWEHYYKESHAIIFVIDSGDKLRMVVAKEELDTLLNHEDIRNKKMPVLFFANKTDLRDAMSSVKVSQMLCLENIKDKPWHICASNAIKGEGLQEGLDWLQEQIAQSYQNNEHMND; encoded by the exons ATGGGGCTGCTGGATAAACTGTCGGGCTGGCTCGGCCTGAGGAAGAAAGAGGTCAACGTTTTGTGTTTGGGACTGGACAACAGCGGCAAAACTACCATCATCAACCAACTCAAACCGTCTAAT ACACAGGCACAAGAAATAGTCCCAACAATTGGCTTCAACATTGAAAAGTTCAAGAGTTCAAG CTTATCTTTTACAGTCTTTGATATGTCTGGGCAGAGCAGATATAGAAACCTATGGGAGCATTACTACAA aGAGAGCCATGCCATCATATTTGTCATTGACAGCGGTGACAAACTGAGAATGGTTGTTGCCAAAGAGGAGCTGGATACCCTTCTGAATCACGAAG ATATCCGCAACAAAAAGATGCCAGTATTGTTTTTTGCTAACAAGACGGATCTACGGGATGCCATGTCTTCAGTCAAGGTCTCACAGATGTTGTGTTTGGAGAACATCAAAGACAAACCCTGGCACATCTG tgccaGCAATGCTATTAAGGGAGAGGGCCTACAAGAAGGGCTGGACTGGCTACAAg AACAAATTGCACA ATCATATCAAAACAATGAGCACATGAACGACTGA
- the LOC126393594 gene encoding ADP-ribosylation factor-like protein 6 isoform X2: MGLLDKLSGWLGLRKKEVNVLCLGLDNSGKTTIINQLKPSNHSNHLGPLSEEWKHVSQTQAQEIVPTIGFNIEKFKSSSLSFTVFDMSGQSRYRNLWEHYYKESHAIIFVIDSGDKLRMVVAKEELDTLLNHEDIRNKKMPVLFFANKTDLRDAMSSVKVSQMLCLENIKDKPWHICASNAIKGEGLQEGLDWLQDHIKTMST; this comes from the exons ATGGGGCTGCTGGATAAACTGTCGGGCTGGCTCGGCCTGAGGAAGAAAGAGGTCAACGTTTTGTGTTTGGGACTGGACAACAGCGGCAAAACTACCATCATCAACCAACTCAAACCGTCTAAT CATTCGAATCATTTAGGCCCATTGTCAGAGGAGTGGAAACATGTTAGTCAG ACACAGGCACAAGAAATAGTCCCAACAATTGGCTTCAACATTGAAAAGTTCAAGAGTTCAAG CTTATCTTTTACAGTCTTTGATATGTCTGGGCAGAGCAGATATAGAAACCTATGGGAGCATTACTACAA aGAGAGCCATGCCATCATATTTGTCATTGACAGCGGTGACAAACTGAGAATGGTTGTTGCCAAAGAGGAGCTGGATACCCTTCTGAATCACGAAG ATATCCGCAACAAAAAGATGCCAGTATTGTTTTTTGCTAACAAGACGGATCTACGGGATGCCATGTCTTCAGTCAAGGTCTCACAGATGTTGTGTTTGGAGAACATCAAAGACAAACCCTGGCACATCTG tgccaGCAATGCTATTAAGGGAGAGGGCCTACAAGAAGGGCTGGACTGGCTACAAg ATCATATCAAAACAATGAGCACATGA